One stretch of Pseudomonadota bacterium DNA includes these proteins:
- a CDS encoding dTMP kinase, translated as MRARFISFEGGEGAGKTTQVHRLAEWLGAQGIAAIATREPGGSPGAEAIRALLVSGATGRWDGETEALLMTAARRDHVVRTIEPALASGRWVVSDRFTDSTTAYQGYGRGVKLASIEALHRFAVGDTRPDLTLVLDLPVEVGLGRALARSGEETRFERMDRRFHERLRQGFLAIAAAEPQRCRVIDACLDAEGVHRRVIEAVARTFSLALT; from the coding sequence ATGCGCGCACGTTTCATCAGCTTCGAAGGCGGGGAGGGGGCCGGCAAGACCACCCAGGTCCACCGCCTGGCCGAGTGGCTGGGCGCCCAGGGGATTGCCGCCATCGCCACGCGCGAGCCCGGCGGCTCTCCGGGAGCCGAGGCGATCCGGGCACTCCTCGTCTCCGGGGCGACCGGCCGCTGGGACGGCGAGACCGAGGCGTTGCTGATGACGGCGGCGCGCCGCGACCATGTCGTTCGCACCATCGAACCGGCCCTGGCGAGCGGGCGTTGGGTCGTCTCCGACCGCTTCACCGATTCCACCACCGCCTATCAAGGCTATGGGCGCGGCGTGAAGCTGGCGTCGATCGAGGCTCTGCATCGCTTCGCGGTCGGCGATACCAGGCCCGACCTGACCCTGGTGCTGGATTTGCCGGTGGAAGTGGGCCTCGGCCGGGCGCTCGCCCGCAGCGGCGAGGAAACGCGCTTCGAGCGCATGGATCGCCGCTTTCACGAGCGGCTGCGCCAGGGTTTCCTTGCCATCGCCGCGGCGGAGCCTCAGCGTTGCCGCGTCATCGATGCCTGCCTCGACGCCGAGGGCGTGCACCGGCGGGTGATCGAGGCGGTCGCGCGCACCTTCAGCCTGGCTTTGACATGA
- a CDS encoding HEPN domain-containing protein has product MTVFYMASNTTVKMDESAGIQAGLGPAPVGLGALAQAARSKVITEYEELSASEKESLKSSLTEMSKICGKLGLETSAELLVERLDDLPQTEREFQILVDAMMGELRSTLFLFVPPHRTQFFGDRLKLGEGLKTKFPVASKEIAASGDCLAVGSYTATVFHAMRAAEIGLRALARTLKVSFPSSLDLENWKNIIDQIESKIKGMEQLTKSKKKVADLKFYSEAAAQFRYFREAWRNHVMHTRENYQEGQALDVFNHVHGFFLTLSTRLEEPKRSP; this is encoded by the coding sequence ATGACCGTCTTTTACATGGCTAGCAATACGACCGTTAAGATGGATGAGTCGGCCGGCATTCAGGCCGGACTGGGGCCCGCTCCGGTTGGGCTAGGAGCTTTGGCTCAAGCCGCACGGTCAAAGGTCATCACCGAATATGAGGAGTTGTCTGCGTCTGAGAAGGAATCGTTAAAAAGCAGCCTCACAGAAATGAGCAAAATCTGCGGCAAGCTGGGACTCGAAACATCTGCCGAGCTGTTGGTGGAAAGGCTCGATGATCTGCCGCAAACAGAGCGGGAATTTCAGATCCTTGTCGATGCAATGATGGGCGAGCTGCGAAGCACGCTGTTCTTATTCGTGCCACCCCATCGAACCCAATTTTTTGGGGACCGCCTGAAACTGGGTGAGGGATTGAAGACGAAGTTTCCGGTCGCGTCGAAGGAGATAGCGGCGTCTGGAGATTGTTTGGCTGTTGGTAGTTATACAGCCACGGTGTTTCACGCCATGCGAGCGGCCGAAATCGGCCTAAGAGCCCTGGCAAGAACCCTCAAAGTATCCTTTCCATCATCGCTGGATCTCGAAAACTGGAAGAACATCATCGACCAGATCGAATCCAAAATTAAAGGCATGGAACAGCTTACGAAATCGAAAAAGAAAGTGGCCGATCTCAAGTTCTATTCAGAGGCGGCGGCTCAGTTCAGATACTTCCGAGAGGCATGGCGCAACCACGTCATGCACACGCGCGAGAACTACCAAGAGGGACAAGCTCTAGACGTCTTCAACCACGTCCATGGGTTTTTCCTGACCCTTTCGACGCGGCTCGAAGAACCGAAGCGGTCCCCTTAA
- a CDS encoding IS1595 family transposase: MAPILSAARFHTEEAAFEYVEALLWPTGPVCPHCGNADAARIGRLQGKTTRPGLRKCYECRKPFTVRMGTVFESSHAPLRTWLQAMHLLCSSKKGISTRQLHRTLGVSLKTAWFMGHRIREAMKPLPEASGPLGSGGKTVEADEMYLTNSPKTRKRADGQRRYMQVLSLVERDGETRSMFIDHSNMTSVRAGIYRHVSPEARLVTDAAAYHKGAPVAKHESVDHSKKEWVRGDVHTNTLEGFFSIFKRGMIGVYQHMDAKHLDRYLAEFDFRQNNRAKLGVDDAERTRRAIQGAKGKRLTYQTTGSQGA, translated from the coding sequence ATGGCGCCCATTCTTTCTGCCGCTCGTTTCCACACTGAAGAAGCCGCTTTCGAATACGTCGAGGCGCTTCTTTGGCCTACCGGCCCTGTGTGCCCGCATTGCGGCAACGCCGATGCGGCGCGGATTGGGCGCCTCCAGGGCAAGACTACCCGTCCGGGCCTGCGGAAGTGCTACGAGTGCCGGAAGCCTTTCACCGTGCGCATGGGAACCGTCTTCGAGAGCAGCCACGCCCCCTTGCGGACCTGGCTCCAGGCCATGCACCTTCTGTGCTCGTCCAAGAAGGGCATTTCGACCCGCCAGCTTCACCGAACCTTGGGCGTGAGCCTGAAGACCGCCTGGTTCATGGGCCACCGCATCCGCGAGGCCATGAAGCCCCTCCCCGAGGCTTCCGGCCCGCTCGGGTCCGGCGGCAAGACCGTGGAAGCCGACGAGATGTATCTGACCAACTCGCCCAAGACCCGCAAGCGGGCGGACGGCCAGCGACGGTATATGCAGGTCCTGAGCCTGGTCGAGCGCGATGGCGAAACCCGGTCCATGTTCATCGACCATAGCAACATGACCAGCGTTCGGGCCGGCATCTACCGGCACGTTAGCCCTGAGGCCCGGCTGGTCACCGACGCCGCCGCCTATCACAAGGGTGCGCCGGTGGCGAAGCATGAGAGCGTTGACCACTCCAAGAAGGAATGGGTCCGCGGCGACGTTCACACCAACACCCTCGAAGGCTTCTTTTCGATCTTCAAGCGCGGGATGATCGGCGTTTACCAGCACATGGACGCCAAGCATCTCGACCGCTACCTGGCCGAGTTCGATTTCCGGCAGAACAACCGGGCCAAGCTCGGGGTTGATGACGCGGAGCGGACCCGCCGCGCGATCCAGGGCGCCAAAGGCAAGCGCCTGACCTATCAAACGACTGGTAGCCAAGGGGCCTGA
- a CDS encoding YbaK/prolyl-tRNA synthetase associated domain-containing protein yields the protein MAEARAGEAETGVFERIVALLDSGRALYRVIEHPPEGRSEHISRIRGNLPSQAAKAMVVAVKTREGRRFALAILPGNRRVDFGAIARQFGGTKASFAAPEEARRLTGCDMGAVPPFSFSAELPVLVDPKLLEHNEIAFNAGRLDRSMFLATRSYLEIVKPAVAEIALPETTEAKT from the coding sequence ATGGCAGAGGCACGGGCAGGGGAAGCCGAGACCGGCGTCTTCGAGCGCATCGTGGCCCTCCTGGACTCCGGCCGCGCTCTTTACCGGGTGATCGAGCACCCACCTGAAGGACGCTCGGAGCACATCAGCCGGATCCGCGGCAATTTGCCCTCGCAGGCGGCGAAAGCGATGGTGGTTGCGGTCAAGACCCGGGAAGGTCGGCGCTTCGCCTTGGCGATCCTGCCGGGCAATCGCCGGGTCGACTTCGGCGCGATCGCCCGGCAATTCGGCGGCACGAAGGCTTCCTTCGCGGCACCCGAGGAGGCGCGGCGCCTCACCGGATGCGACATGGGAGCCGTGCCGCCTTTCAGTTTTTCTGCGGAGCTCCCGGTCCTGGTCGACCCGAAGCTGCTCGAGCACAATGAGATCGCCTTTAATGCCGGGCGCCTCGATCGCTCGATGTTTCTCGCCACACGCTCCTATCTCGAGATCGTAAAGCCCGCGGTCGCGGAGATCGCCCTGCCGGAGACGACGGAAGCCAAGACGTAA
- the hflX gene encoding GTPase HflX has translation MSGATAERGANNGRASNGRVLVLEPAGRSRGDDPRSPAAKLEEAVGLARAIDLEVAHGEVVKLLAPRPGTLFGMGQVERYKELILAEEVGVAVVDATVSPVQQRNLERAWKCKVIDRTGLILEIFGARARTHEGGLQVELAHLTYQRSRLVRSWTHLERQRGGFGFLGGPGESQLEIDRRLIGERIVKLKRELEEVKRTRGLHRKARRRVPYPVVALVGYTNAGKSTLFNRLTRSAVMAKDLLFATLDPTMRRVDLASGRSIILSDTVGFISSLPTHLVAAFRATLEEVTEADIILHVRDVSHPETIAQKADVEAVLRELGLEQRVENGLVEALNKIDRLDGEGRAAVMNEARRAPHFIPVSATTGEGIDRLLAEIDRLLALQRRVAEVDVDLADGASLAWLYRHGQVLNRTDGETRAHLTVGMAPADWQRFEKRRADETSQPR, from the coding sequence CCTGCAGCCAAGCTCGAGGAGGCGGTCGGGCTGGCGCGGGCGATCGACCTCGAGGTGGCCCATGGCGAGGTAGTGAAGCTCTTGGCGCCCAGACCCGGCACGCTCTTCGGCATGGGACAGGTCGAGCGCTACAAGGAGCTGATCCTGGCCGAGGAGGTCGGCGTTGCCGTCGTCGACGCGACCGTGAGCCCGGTGCAGCAACGCAACCTCGAGCGCGCCTGGAAGTGCAAGGTCATCGACCGCACCGGCCTCATCCTGGAGATCTTCGGCGCCCGTGCCCGCACCCATGAAGGCGGCTTGCAGGTGGAGCTGGCGCATCTGACCTACCAGCGCTCCCGGCTGGTCAGATCCTGGACCCACCTCGAGCGGCAACGCGGCGGCTTCGGCTTCCTGGGCGGCCCGGGCGAGAGCCAGCTCGAAATCGACCGCCGGCTCATCGGCGAGCGCATCGTCAAGCTGAAGCGCGAGCTCGAAGAGGTGAAGCGCACGCGCGGCCTGCATCGCAAGGCCAGGCGGCGCGTGCCCTATCCCGTCGTGGCTTTGGTCGGCTACACCAATGCCGGCAAGTCGACGCTGTTCAATCGCCTGACCCGCTCGGCGGTCATGGCCAAGGATCTCTTGTTCGCGACCCTCGATCCGACCATGCGCCGGGTCGATCTCGCGTCCGGCCGCTCGATCATCCTCTCCGACACCGTCGGGTTCATTTCCAGTCTCCCGACCCATCTGGTTGCCGCCTTCCGGGCCACCTTGGAAGAGGTGACGGAAGCGGACATCATCTTGCACGTCCGCGACGTCTCGCATCCGGAGACGATCGCGCAAAAAGCCGATGTCGAAGCGGTGCTACGCGAGCTCGGTCTGGAACAGCGGGTCGAAAACGGGCTGGTCGAGGCCTTGAACAAGATCGATCGGCTTGACGGGGAGGGGCGTGCGGCGGTCATGAACGAAGCCCGGCGCGCACCGCATTTCATCCCGGTTTCGGCGACGACCGGGGAGGGGATCGACCGGCTCTTGGCCGAGATCGATCGCCTGCTGGCCCTGCAGCGCCGGGTGGCCGAGGTCGATGTCGATCTCGCCGATGGCGCCTCGCTCGCCTGGCTCTACCGGCATGGGCAGGTGCTGAACCGCACCGATGGCGAGACCAGAGCGCATCTGACGGTGGGGATGGCTCCGGCCGATTGGCAGCGCTTTGAGAAGCGCCGCGCGGATGAAACCTCCCAGCCTCGTTGA
- a CDS encoding MBL fold metallo-hydrolase, with translation MRVTILGCGSSGGVPLVGDQWGNCDPKNPKNRRLRVSILVEEGDTKVLVDTSPDLREQLLRVGVGRLDGVVYTHGHADHLHGIDDLRGVNQMMRTHLDIWATEATLETIRQRFGYVFKEVGTDFFYKPVLVPRVIDGAFEIGSVAVVPFRQDHGYSETLGLRFGRIAYSTDVHRLDEAAYVALAGIDTWIVDCVREEPHPTHSHLAQTLEWIRRVQPRRAVLTHMGQWLDYEELRAKLPPGVEPGYDGMVLEA, from the coding sequence ATGCGCGTCACGATCTTGGGCTGCGGCAGCTCTGGCGGTGTGCCGCTGGTGGGCGACCAGTGGGGCAACTGCGATCCCAAGAACCCGAAGAACCGGCGGCTGCGCGTGTCCATCCTGGTGGAGGAGGGCGACACCAAGGTCCTGGTGGACACCTCGCCCGATCTCCGCGAGCAGCTCCTGCGGGTGGGCGTGGGGCGGTTGGATGGCGTCGTTTACACCCATGGCCATGCCGATCACCTGCATGGGATCGACGATCTCCGCGGCGTCAACCAGATGATGCGGACGCATTTGGACATATGGGCGACCGAAGCGACCCTCGAGACCATTCGCCAGCGCTTCGGCTACGTGTTCAAAGAGGTGGGCACCGACTTCTTCTACAAGCCGGTGCTGGTTCCCCGTGTCATCGACGGGGCCTTCGAGATCGGATCGGTCGCTGTCGTCCCGTTCCGCCAGGATCACGGCTACTCCGAGACGCTGGGGCTCAGGTTCGGCCGCATCGCTTATTCCACCGACGTGCACCGCCTGGACGAGGCGGCCTATGTCGCGTTGGCGGGCATCGATACCTGGATCGTCGATTGCGTGCGCGAAGAGCCGCATCCGACCCATAGCCATCTGGCGCAGACCCTCGAATGGATCCGGCGGGTGCAGCCGCGGCGCGCGGTCTTGACCCATATGGGCCAATGGCTCGACTACGAGGAGCTGAGGGCGAAGCTGCCGCCCGGGGTCGAGCCGGGCTATGACGGCATGGTGCTGGAGGCTTGA
- a CDS encoding NAD(P)-dependent oxidoreductase, giving the protein MSEQATTTKPRSLAFLGLGVMGFPMAGHLASAGHRVTVYNRTAAKAKEWVKKYGGKTAATPAAAAKGAEIVLACVGNDDDLRSIVYGENGAFAGMAKGAIFVDHTTASAEVARELEAAAGKKGVGFLDAPVSGGQAGAVNGKLTIMVGGKPATFKNAEAVMAHYARAVTLMGPAGAGQLTKMVNQICIAGVVQGLAEGLNFAARAGLDGKRVVDVISKGAAQSWQMENRGYTMLEGKFEFGFAVNWMRKDLGICIAEANRNGALLPMTALVDQFYNHVQRRGGGRWDTSSLIQLLANI; this is encoded by the coding sequence ATGTCCGAGCAGGCCACGACCACCAAGCCGCGTTCCCTGGCGTTTCTGGGCCTGGGCGTCATGGGCTTTCCCATGGCGGGGCATCTGGCTTCCGCCGGCCACCGGGTGACCGTCTACAACCGCACCGCCGCCAAGGCGAAGGAGTGGGTGAAGAAATACGGCGGCAAGACCGCGGCCACGCCCGCCGCGGCCGCGAAGGGTGCGGAGATCGTGCTGGCCTGCGTCGGCAATGATGATGATCTCCGCAGCATCGTCTATGGCGAGAATGGCGCCTTCGCCGGCATGGCGAAGGGGGCCATCTTCGTCGACCACACCACCGCCTCGGCCGAGGTCGCCCGCGAGCTGGAGGCGGCTGCCGGCAAGAAGGGGGTGGGCTTCCTCGATGCCCCTGTCTCCGGCGGTCAGGCCGGTGCGGTCAACGGCAAGCTCACCATCATGGTCGGCGGCAAGCCGGCGACCTTCAAGAATGCCGAGGCGGTGATGGCGCATTACGCCCGCGCGGTCACCCTCATGGGCCCGGCCGGCGCCGGGCAGCTCACCAAGATGGTGAACCAGATCTGCATTGCCGGCGTCGTGCAGGGCCTGGCCGAAGGATTGAACTTCGCCGCGCGGGCCGGGCTCGACGGCAAGCGGGTGGTGGACGTGATCTCCAAGGGGGCGGCGCAGAGCTGGCAGATGGAGAACCGCGGCTACACCATGCTCGAAGGCAAGTTCGAATTCGGCTTTGCGGTGAACTGGATGCGCAAGGACCTCGGCATCTGCATCGCCGAGGCCAACCGCAACGGAGCGCTCTTGCCGATGACCGCCCTCGTCGACCAGTTCTATAACCATGTGCAGCGGCGCGGCGGCGGGCGCTGGGATACCTCCAGCCTCATCCAACTCTTGGCCAATATCTGA
- a CDS encoding TatD family hydrolase, whose protein sequence is MLVDSHCHLDFPELYAELDQVIARARAAGVGRMVTISTKVTEFDRIIAIAERFPEVYCSVGIHPHEAGSEPAVDAARLVALARHPKVVGIGETGLDFYYEHSPRDAQERSFRAHAAAARETGLPLIVHSRDADAETAGILADEQSKGAFTGLLHCFSSGRELAEKAVELGFYISLAGIVTFKKAENLRDTVRGVPLDRLLVETDAPYLAPVPLRGQRNEPAFVVHTAATVAGLKGLGSAEFAKASTENFFRVFARVPS, encoded by the coding sequence ATGCTGGTGGACAGCCACTGCCATCTGGACTTCCCCGAACTCTACGCCGAGCTCGACCAGGTCATCGCCCGGGCCCGCGCCGCCGGGGTCGGGCGCATGGTGACGATCTCGACCAAGGTGACGGAGTTCGACCGGATCATCGCCATCGCCGAGCGGTTTCCGGAGGTCTATTGCTCGGTCGGCATCCATCCCCATGAAGCCGGGAGCGAGCCGGCGGTGGATGCGGCGCGCCTGGTCGCTCTCGCCCGCCATCCCAAGGTCGTCGGCATCGGCGAAACCGGCCTCGACTTCTATTACGAGCACAGCCCGCGCGATGCCCAGGAGCGCAGCTTCCGCGCCCATGCCGCCGCCGCCCGGGAGACCGGCTTGCCGCTGATCGTGCACAGCCGCGACGCCGACGCCGAGACCGCCGGCATCTTGGCCGATGAGCAATCGAAGGGAGCCTTCACCGGCCTCTTGCATTGCTTCAGCTCTGGCCGCGAGCTTGCTGAAAAAGCTGTGGAACTTGGCTTTTACATCTCACTTGCCGGCATCGTCACCTTCAAGAAGGCCGAAAATCTCCGGGACACGGTGCGCGGCGTGCCCTTGGATCGCCTCTTGGTCGAGACCGATGCGCCCTATTTGGCGCCGGTGCCGCTTCGCGGCCAGCGCAACGAACCAGCCTTCGTCGTGCACACCGCCGCGACGGTGGCTGGGCTCAAGGGGCTGGGCAGCGCCGAGTTCGCCAAGGCCTCGACCGAGAACTTCTTCCGGGTATTTGCCCGCGTCCCGAGCTGA
- a CDS encoding GNAT family N-acetyltransferase — MVETWRRSDGTEVSDDPARLDRELIHRFLANEAYWITSISPELVQRIIDGSLCFGVYAEGGSQVGFARVVTDRATRAWLADVFIVKEQRQRGLGRWLIQCIMAHPDLQGLRRWILSTTDAHELYRSFGFAELAEPERMMEFRPA; from the coding sequence ATGGTCGAAACCTGGCGCCGTAGCGATGGCACTGAGGTGTCGGATGATCCGGCCCGGCTCGACCGGGAACTGATCCATCGTTTCCTGGCGAACGAGGCCTATTGGATCACTTCGATATCCCCTGAGCTGGTTCAGCGGATCATCGATGGCTCGCTATGCTTCGGGGTCTACGCCGAGGGCGGGAGCCAGGTGGGCTTCGCCCGGGTGGTCACCGACCGGGCGACCAGGGCCTGGCTCGCCGATGTGTTCATCGTCAAGGAACAGCGCCAGCGCGGGCTCGGCCGATGGCTGATCCAATGCATCATGGCGCATCCGGATCTTCAGGGGCTCCGGCGATGGATTCTGTCGACCACGGATGCGCACGAGCTTTACCGGTCCTTCGGTTTTGCCGAGCTGGCGGAACCGGAGCGGATGATGGAATTCCGGCCTGCGTGA
- a CDS encoding inositol monophosphatase — MSVNIDAVSRLIRDVAATEIMPRFDRLAAGEIEEKGPGDLVTVADRAAELRLGPALAELLPGSVVVGEEAAASDPGILARLSGEAPVWVIDPVDGTANFAAGIPLFGVMVGLIRRGSVVAGWIWDAPGQRMAIAEAGAGARLNGRRLEVAPAREPERMSGILTFRTGERTLAETVARNTPKVASHLSLRCVAHEYLLLAEGRIHFAHYNRTFPWDHAPGWLLHKEAGGFGRRLDGSPYDPAVIHGPILFAPDPESWQRLKATLFAT; from the coding sequence ATGAGCGTCAATATCGATGCCGTGAGTCGTCTCATCCGGGACGTCGCCGCTACCGAGATCATGCCCAGGTTCGACCGGCTTGCGGCCGGCGAGATCGAGGAAAAGGGGCCGGGCGACCTGGTGACGGTCGCCGACCGGGCGGCCGAGCTGCGTCTCGGCCCCGCCTTGGCAGAGCTCCTGCCAGGTTCGGTCGTGGTGGGCGAGGAGGCGGCGGCGAGCGATCCCGGCATCCTCGCCCGTCTCTCCGGGGAGGCGCCGGTCTGGGTCATCGATCCCGTCGACGGCACCGCCAATTTCGCCGCCGGCATTCCGCTCTTCGGGGTCATGGTCGGGCTCATCCGTCGCGGGAGCGTCGTCGCCGGCTGGATCTGGGATGCGCCCGGCCAACGCATGGCGATCGCCGAGGCGGGGGCGGGGGCCCGGCTGAACGGCCGTCGGCTCGAAGTGGCGCCCGCACGCGAGCCTGAACGTATGAGCGGCATTCTCACCTTCCGCACCGGAGAGCGGACGCTGGCGGAGACCGTTGCGCGCAACACGCCCAAAGTCGCCTCGCATCTGAGCCTGCGCTGTGTCGCCCACGAATATCTGCTTCTGGCCGAGGGCCGCATCCACTTCGCCCATTACAACCGCACCTTCCCTTGGGACCATGCGCCGGGCTGGCTCTTGCACAAGGAGGCGGGCGGCTTCGGCCGTCGCCTCGATGGCAGCCCCTATGATCCGGCGGTGATCCACGGCCCGATCCTGTTCGCGCCCGACCCGGAGAGCTGGCAGAGGCTGAAGGCGACCCTGTTCGCGACCTAA
- a CDS encoding co-chaperone GroES, producing MKIKPLHDRVVIKPAEGESKTRGGIIIPDTAKEKPVEGKVIAVGPGARDTNGRLVPPGVKTGDTVLYGKWSGTEVKVGGEDLVIMKESDIMGIVG from the coding sequence ATGAAGATCAAACCGTTGCATGACCGCGTCGTCATCAAGCCGGCCGAGGGGGAGAGCAAGACCAGGGGCGGCATCATCATTCCCGACACCGCCAAGGAAAAGCCGGTCGAGGGCAAGGTGATCGCGGTCGGGCCCGGCGCACGGGACACCAATGGCAGGCTCGTCCCGCCCGGCGTGAAGACCGGCGATACCGTTCTCTACGGCAAGTGGTCCGGCACCGAGGTTAAGGTCGGGGGCGAAGACCTGGTCATCATGAAGGAGAGCGACATCATGGGAATCGTGGGCTGA
- the mazG gene encoding nucleoside triphosphate pyrophosphohydrolase — MTDQLDRLLQIMAKLRDPKGGCPWDLEQTFKTIAPYTIEEAYEVADAIERGDVGDLKDELGDLLLQVVFHAQMAREAGQFDFGEVASGIADKMVRRHPHVFADAKVAGAEAQTASWEAQKAEERTAKGKDKDADMSALAGVGLAMPALVRADKLQRRAGRVGFDWPEANQVVDKIEEEIAELRAELPEGDPDRLEDEIGDLLFAVVNLARHLQVDSEAALRRCNGKFERRFRSIEARLAASKRSPKEASLAEMEALWEAVKRDERRANRNA; from the coding sequence ATGACCGACCAGCTCGACCGTCTTCTGCAGATCATGGCGAAACTCCGCGATCCCAAGGGCGGCTGTCCCTGGGATTTGGAGCAGACCTTCAAGACCATCGCGCCCTATACCATCGAAGAAGCCTACGAGGTTGCCGATGCGATCGAGCGCGGCGACGTCGGCGATCTCAAGGACGAGCTGGGCGATCTCCTGCTCCAAGTCGTCTTCCATGCACAGATGGCGCGCGAGGCCGGGCAGTTCGACTTTGGCGAGGTGGCCAGCGGCATCGCCGACAAGATGGTCCGGCGCCACCCGCACGTGTTCGCCGACGCTAAGGTCGCCGGCGCCGAAGCCCAAACCGCGTCCTGGGAGGCGCAGAAAGCCGAAGAGCGCACCGCCAAAGGCAAGGATAAGGATGCGGACATGAGTGCGCTGGCCGGCGTCGGCCTCGCCATGCCGGCCTTGGTTCGCGCCGACAAGCTGCAGCGTCGCGCCGGCCGCGTCGGCTTCGATTGGCCTGAGGCAAACCAGGTTGTCGACAAGATCGAGGAAGAGATCGCGGAGCTGCGCGCCGAGCTCCCCGAAGGAGATCCGGATCGCCTGGAGGATGAGATCGGCGATCTGCTCTTTGCCGTGGTCAACCTGGCGCGGCATCTGCAGGTCGATTCCGAAGCTGCCTTAAGGCGTTGCAACGGTAAATTCGAGCGGCGCTTCAGGAGCATCGAGGCTCGCCTGGCGGCCTCGAAGCGCAGCCCCAAGGAGGCCAGCCTGGCCGAGATGGAAGCCCTCTGGGAGGCGGTGAAGCGCGACGAAAGGCGGGCGAATAGAAACGCGTAA
- a CDS encoding DNA polymerase III subunit delta' → MSQTARGASASGPPEPRNNPDLIGHDGAEQSLLQAWRSGRMPHAWLIEGPPGIGKATLAYRFARFVLAQKRTQPATALFQMEAAGLGVSKVDSTFRLVAANSHPDLLVVERQYDEKRKRDRRVIRVDETREIAQFLHLTPSQGGWRVVIVDGAEEMNRNAENSILKVLEEPPAQALILLVSHASGQLLATVRSRCRRLQLRPLPPSAVEGLLARYAPDLPEAERQPTVRLAAGSIGRALALIEGGGLELYRAVVGLLERIPGMDVKALHGLADKTARAGAEDVFATVTELYFTLLRRVMLEAGGAAEVGEILPGEAALLRRLARRRSLDRWLELWDNSRRLVARTDSINLDRKQVILNVFLALEDERA, encoded by the coding sequence ATGAGCCAGACGGCGCGCGGCGCATCGGCCTCGGGACCGCCCGAGCCCAGGAACAATCCTGACCTGATCGGCCATGACGGCGCCGAGCAGAGCTTGCTGCAGGCTTGGCGCAGCGGGCGCATGCCGCACGCCTGGCTCATCGAAGGCCCGCCTGGCATCGGCAAGGCGACCCTCGCCTACCGCTTCGCCCGCTTCGTGCTGGCGCAGAAGCGAACCCAGCCCGCAACCGCGCTGTTCCAGATGGAAGCAGCCGGTCTCGGCGTGTCGAAGGTGGATTCGACCTTTCGTCTGGTTGCGGCCAACAGCCACCCCGATCTCCTGGTCGTGGAGCGCCAATACGACGAGAAGCGAAAGCGCGACCGCCGGGTCATTCGCGTCGATGAGACGCGGGAGATCGCGCAATTTCTGCACCTGACGCCCTCCCAGGGCGGCTGGCGGGTGGTCATCGTCGACGGCGCGGAGGAGATGAACCGCAACGCCGAGAACTCCATCCTCAAAGTGCTCGAGGAGCCACCGGCGCAGGCGCTCATTCTCCTGGTCTCGCACGCTTCGGGACAGCTCCTGGCGACCGTGCGCTCGCGCTGTCGCCGCCTCCAGCTAAGGCCGCTGCCGCCGTCCGCCGTCGAAGGCCTGCTCGCCCGCTACGCCCCCGATCTGCCCGAGGCCGAGCGCCAGCCCACGGTGCGGCTGGCCGCCGGCAGCATCGGCCGGGCGTTGGCGCTCATCGAGGGCGGCGGACTCGAGCTCTATCGGGCGGTCGTCGGCCTCCTCGAGCGGATTCCGGGCATGGATGTAAAGGCGCTGCACGGCCTCGCCGACAAGACCGCGCGCGCCGGGGCCGAGGATGTGTTCGCCACCGTGACCGAGCTGTATTTCACCCTGCTGCGCCGCGTGATGCTCGAAGCCGGCGGCGCTGCCGAAGTCGGCGAAATCCTGCCCGGGGAGGCGGCGCTCTTGCGAAGGCTCGCCCGGCGCCGCAGCCTTGATCGTTGGCTCGAGCTGTGGGACAACAGCCGGCGCCTCGTCGCCCGAACCGACAGCATCAATCTCGACCGCAAGCAGGTCATCCTCAACGTCTTCCTGGCGCTGGAAGACGAACGGGCATGA